In the genome of Candidatus Microbacterium phytovorans, one region contains:
- a CDS encoding sugar ABC transporter permease, whose protein sequence is MTIQDFFRWLSTLNPWLEIVVIIGVFLAVVALILFLIEIAPRPGRVYTIIRLIACVVGPALVLVIMQSWVEAAAAAAVLGLLFFFLDKRAKGGAGSMFQLVGFLTPALALLIVGLVIPTIQTIFQAFMNRTGDTFVGFENFAWIFTQPQNVRVIINTILWVLIAPVISTIAGLAYAYFIDKTRGEKYYKILVFMPMAISFVGASIIWRFMYTARPEGQNQIGFLNQVIVWFGGEPYNFLADDPWNTFWLIVVFIWIQTGFAMVVLSAAIKGVPGEQLEAAELDGTNAWQRFINVVVPGIRPALIVVLTTISIGSLKVFDIVRTMTAGANSTSVLANEMYTQFRSFEQGRSAAFALILFVLVLPIVIYNAVQLKKQREIR, encoded by the coding sequence ATGACCATTCAAGACTTCTTCCGGTGGCTGTCCACCCTCAACCCGTGGCTGGAGATCGTCGTCATCATCGGCGTGTTCCTGGCCGTGGTGGCACTCATCCTGTTCCTCATCGAGATCGCGCCGCGACCCGGGCGCGTCTACACGATCATCCGATTGATCGCCTGCGTGGTGGGCCCTGCGCTCGTCCTCGTGATCATGCAGTCCTGGGTCGAGGCGGCGGCAGCCGCCGCGGTGCTCGGTCTGCTGTTCTTCTTCCTCGATAAGCGCGCCAAGGGCGGCGCGGGATCGATGTTCCAGCTCGTCGGATTCCTGACGCCGGCGCTGGCGCTGCTGATCGTCGGTCTCGTCATCCCGACGATCCAGACGATCTTCCAGGCGTTCATGAACCGCACGGGCGACACGTTCGTGGGCTTCGAGAACTTCGCGTGGATCTTCACGCAGCCGCAGAACGTGCGCGTCATCATCAACACGATCCTGTGGGTGCTGATCGCGCCGGTCATCTCGACGATCGCGGGACTCGCCTACGCGTACTTCATCGACAAGACGCGCGGTGAGAAGTACTACAAGATCCTCGTGTTCATGCCGATGGCGATCTCGTTCGTCGGGGCATCGATCATCTGGCGCTTCATGTACACGGCGCGTCCCGAGGGACAGAACCAGATCGGCTTCCTGAATCAGGTGATCGTGTGGTTCGGGGGAGAGCCCTACAACTTCCTCGCCGACGACCCGTGGAACACGTTCTGGCTGATCGTCGTCTTCATCTGGATTCAGACCGGTTTCGCGATGGTGGTGCTGTCGGCCGCGATCAAGGGAGTGCCCGGTGAGCAGCTGGAAGCTGCGGAGCTCGATGGCACGAACGCGTGGCAGCGTTTCATCAACGTCGTCGTCCCCGGCATCCGGCCCGCGCTGATCGTCGTCCTGACGACCATCTCGATCGGATCGCTGAAGGTGTTCGACATCGTCCGGACGATGACCGCCGGTGCCAACAGCACCTCGGTGCTCGCGAACGAGATGTACACGCAGTTCCGCAGCTTCGAGCAGGGCCGGTCTGCGGCCTTCGCGCTGATCCTGTTCGTGCTGGTGCTCCCGATCGTGATCTACAACGCCGTCCAGCTCAAGAAGCAGAGGGAGATCCGCTGA
- a CDS encoding ABC transporter substrate-binding protein, which produces MGMAQRRLLAPLAVIGVAGIALAGCSGGPGSGNNGNNGSEGTDDNVVTVYGTIADTEAELLEQSWADFEAESGIDIKYESSKEFEAQIAVRAQGGSAPDIAIFPQPGLMADIANLGYLKEAPDAVKANVESGWSEDWANYGTVDGTLYGAPLMASVKGWIWYSPSFFADNGYEVPTDWQGLLDLTAQIQADTDQPPWCIGFGSDAATGWPGTDWIEDLVLRQSGTEVYDKWIANETPFTDPAIKSAFDEFGKIALNPDYVNAGFGGTDTIVTTPFGDPAQALVDGDCALHHQASFYDGFVTDAGGEVAEDGDIWAFLMPPFEAGGASDGAVVTGGGEIVAAFDDAESTQKVQEYLSSPEWANSRVSLGGVISANKGLDPANASSNILKAAIEILQAETTTFRFDASDLMPGAVGSGTFFKGMVDWVNGTDTDSVLQQIESGWPSE; this is translated from the coding sequence ATGGGGATGGCACAGCGACGTCTACTCGCCCCGCTCGCCGTCATCGGCGTTGCCGGCATCGCGCTCGCAGGCTGCAGCGGCGGCCCGGGATCGGGCAACAACGGCAACAACGGCTCGGAGGGTACCGACGACAACGTCGTCACCGTCTACGGCACGATCGCCGACACCGAGGCCGAGCTGCTCGAGCAGTCGTGGGCCGACTTCGAGGCGGAGTCCGGCATCGACATCAAGTACGAGTCGTCGAAGGAGTTCGAGGCGCAGATCGCCGTCCGGGCGCAGGGAGGCAGCGCACCCGACATCGCGATCTTCCCGCAGCCGGGACTCATGGCCGACATCGCCAACCTCGGCTACCTGAAGGAAGCCCCCGACGCCGTGAAGGCCAACGTCGAATCCGGCTGGTCCGAGGACTGGGCCAACTATGGCACGGTCGACGGCACGCTCTACGGCGCGCCGCTCATGGCATCCGTCAAGGGCTGGATCTGGTACTCGCCGTCGTTCTTCGCGGACAACGGCTACGAGGTTCCGACCGACTGGCAGGGCCTGCTCGACCTGACGGCGCAGATCCAGGCCGACACCGACCAGCCGCCGTGGTGCATCGGCTTCGGCTCGGATGCCGCGACCGGCTGGCCGGGCACCGACTGGATCGAGGACCTCGTCCTGCGTCAGTCGGGCACGGAGGTCTACGACAAGTGGATCGCGAACGAGACGCCCTTCACCGACCCGGCCATCAAGTCGGCGTTCGACGAGTTCGGCAAGATCGCGCTGAACCCCGACTACGTCAACGCCGGATTCGGCGGCACCGACACGATCGTGACGACGCCGTTCGGCGACCCGGCACAGGCTCTCGTCGACGGTGACTGCGCGCTGCACCACCAGGCATCCTTCTACGACGGCTTCGTCACCGACGCCGGCGGCGAGGTCGCCGAAGACGGCGACATCTGGGCCTTCCTGATGCCTCCGTTCGAGGCGGGCGGCGCCAGCGACGGCGCAGTCGTCACCGGTGGTGGCGAGATCGTCGCCGCGTTCGACGACGCCGAGTCGACCCAGAAGGTGCAGGAGTACCTCTCCAGCCCCGAGTGGGCCAACTCGCGTGTGTCGCTCGGCGGTGTCATCAGCGCCAACAAGGGCCTCGACCCGGCCAACGCCTCCAGCAACATTCTGAAGGCGGCCATCGAGATCCTCCAGGCCGAGACCACCACGTTCCGCTTCGACGCGTCCGACCTCATGCCGGGCGCCGTCGGTTCGGGCACGTTCTTCAAGGGCATGGTCGACTGGGTGAACGGCACCGACACGGACAGCGTGCTCCAGCAGATCGAGTCCGGCTGGCCGTCCGAGTGA
- a CDS encoding LacI family DNA-binding transcriptional regulator: MAGIAEVAARAGVSKATASRALTGSGYVSDATRQRVREVADELGYVPSTSAVSLATGRTQNIGVVMPYVNRWFFAEVLEGIQQTLLERGLDLTLYDAKPGTPGRDRIFGDFLARKRFDGLIAVGLEPQDHELEQLVQIGRPIVSVVGSGEDASLIAIDDDYAARRATEHLLGLGHTQIAFLGGGTGVHWAHVDRQRLSGYESAMSEAGMSDRIRHVRSEVSLPGGYQSAVDLLGDARQRPTGIVAVCDEVAVGAIIAARRLGIHVPSELSVVGIDDHEYAEMFSLTTLQQVPRQQGRAAVEMLLAQIADPDRPITHVQMHARLIVRSTTSAVDAQSSAVLDADLIRGTATE, translated from the coding sequence ATGGCCGGCATCGCTGAGGTCGCCGCTCGCGCGGGCGTCTCGAAGGCGACCGCCAGTCGCGCTCTGACCGGCAGCGGCTACGTGTCCGACGCGACGCGGCAGCGTGTGCGGGAGGTGGCGGACGAGCTCGGCTACGTGCCCTCCACGAGCGCCGTGAGCCTCGCGACGGGCCGCACGCAGAACATCGGCGTGGTCATGCCCTACGTCAATCGCTGGTTCTTCGCCGAAGTGCTCGAAGGCATCCAGCAGACGCTGTTGGAGCGGGGGCTGGACCTGACTCTGTACGACGCGAAACCGGGAACGCCGGGTCGCGACCGCATCTTCGGCGATTTCCTGGCGCGCAAGCGGTTCGACGGTCTCATCGCGGTCGGACTGGAACCGCAGGATCACGAGCTCGAGCAGCTCGTGCAGATCGGACGCCCCATCGTCAGCGTGGTCGGCTCGGGTGAGGATGCCAGTCTCATCGCGATCGACGACGACTACGCGGCGCGGCGCGCGACCGAGCACCTGCTGGGGCTCGGTCACACGCAGATCGCCTTCCTGGGCGGCGGCACGGGGGTGCACTGGGCCCACGTCGACCGTCAGCGGCTCTCCGGGTACGAGAGCGCCATGTCCGAAGCGGGCATGAGCGACCGCATCCGCCACGTGCGCTCCGAGGTCTCGCTCCCCGGCGGCTACCAGTCCGCCGTCGACCTGCTGGGCGATGCGCGGCAGCGGCCGACCGGCATCGTCGCGGTGTGCGACGAGGTCGCCGTCGGTGCCATCATCGCGGCACGACGCCTCGGCATCCACGTTCCGAGCGAGCTCAGCGTGGTCGGCATCGACGACCACGAGTACGCGGAGATGTTCTCGCTGACGACCCTCCAGCAGGTGCCGCGGCAACAGGGGCGCGCCGCCGTAGAGATGCTGCTCGCGCAGATCGCCGACCCGGACCGTCCGATCACCCACGTGCAGATGCACGCGCGCCTCATCGTGCGCAGCACCACCTCGGCCGTCGACGCACAGAGCTCCGCCGTGCTCGACGCCGACCTCATCCGCGGCACGGCCACGGAGTAA
- the rplL gene encoding 50S ribosomal protein L7/L12 yields MAKLSTEELLEAFKELTLIELSEFVKAFEETFDVTAAAPVAVAAAGAPAGGAPAEEAEEKDSFDVVLEAAGDKKIQVIKVVRELTSLGLGEAKAVVDGAPKAVLEGANKETAEKAKAALEEAGASVTLK; encoded by the coding sequence ATGGCAAAGCTCAGCACTGAGGAGCTGCTCGAGGCGTTCAAGGAGCTCACGCTCATCGAGCTCAGCGAGTTCGTCAAGGCGTTCGAGGAGACCTTCGACGTCACCGCCGCCGCTCCCGTCGCGGTCGCCGCTGCCGGCGCCCCCGCCGGTGGCGCCCCCGCCGAAGAGGCCGAGGAGAAGGACTCGTTCGACGTCGTTCTCGAGGCCGCCGGCGACAAGAAGATCCAGGTCATCAAGGTCGTCCGCGAGCTCACCTCGCTCGGCCTGGGTGAGGCGAAGGCCGTCGTCGACGGTGCTCCCAAGGCTGTCCTCGAGGGCGCCAACAAGGAGACCGCCGAGAAGGCCAAGGCCGCTCTCGAAGAGGCCGGCGCTTCGGTGACCCTGAAGTAA
- the rplJ gene encoding 50S ribosomal protein L10, which translates to MAQKEASVAELTKHFEDSTAVLLTEYRGLTVAQLKELRNTIRQDAEYAVVKNTLTKIAARNAGVEGLDDELKGPSAIAFVHGDPVAVAKGLRAFAKAHPLLVIKGGYFDGAALTADEVNKLADLESREVLLAKLAGAMKASLTKAAYVFNALPSKAVRTVDALREKQESAA; encoded by the coding sequence ATGGCGCAGAAGGAAGCATCGGTCGCCGAGCTCACGAAGCACTTCGAGGACTCGACTGCCGTTCTGCTCACCGAGTACCGCGGTCTGACGGTTGCCCAGCTCAAGGAGCTGCGCAACACGATCCGTCAGGACGCGGAATACGCCGTGGTGAAGAACACGCTGACCAAGATCGCCGCGCGCAACGCGGGGGTCGAAGGTCTGGATGACGAGCTCAAGGGCCCGTCCGCCATCGCCTTCGTGCACGGTGACCCGGTCGCCGTCGCGAAGGGCCTGCGTGCCTTCGCCAAGGCACACCCTCTGCTGGTGATCAAGGGCGGGTACTTCGACGGTGCCGCCCTGACCGCCGACGAGGTGAACAAGCTCGCCGATCTCGAGAGCCGTGAAGTCCTGCTGGCGAAGCTCGCCGGTGCGATGAAGGCCTCGCTGACCAAGGCGGCCTACGTCTTCAACGCGCTCCCGTCGAAGGCCGTTCGCACGGTCGACGCGCTGCGCGAGAAGCAGGAGTCCGCGGCCTGA
- a CDS encoding DUF4349 domain-containing protein, whose amino-acid sequence MGLDATSTRSPRRRPLAAMLVASALIVLALAGCSAMSGASDGGGAPEGVVDDGGVEGGGETAEEGRSVIVEGWMAISVDDVVAASADAQGIVSRAGGRIDAREESTEEGGEWSTLTLRVPAAALDAVVEDLRGLGEVDRVSTSSTDVTGAVRDVDARIAALETTLQRLTAFQDKATRVDDLLEIEREVSARQAELEKLRAEQQSYAERVDYSSLELELHPVGTAQPLPGTFGDGFVTGWNALVAFVGVLLVVFGAMLPWLVVAGLLTVLIIWLVRLLGRAAARRRAARAPEVAPQGGPPAGQPVMSHGEREPSEAPPAS is encoded by the coding sequence ATGGGCCTCGATGCGACCTCCACCCGATCCCCCCGACGTCGTCCGCTCGCCGCGATGCTCGTCGCGTCTGCGCTGATCGTGCTGGCACTGGCGGGATGCTCGGCGATGAGCGGTGCGTCGGATGGCGGCGGGGCGCCCGAAGGTGTCGTCGACGACGGCGGGGTGGAAGGCGGCGGCGAGACCGCGGAGGAGGGGCGCTCGGTCATCGTCGAGGGCTGGATGGCGATCTCGGTCGACGATGTCGTGGCGGCATCGGCCGACGCGCAGGGGATCGTCTCGAGAGCCGGTGGCCGCATCGATGCCCGTGAGGAGTCGACCGAGGAGGGCGGGGAATGGTCGACGTTGACTCTCCGCGTGCCCGCAGCAGCGCTCGACGCCGTCGTGGAGGATCTCCGCGGCCTCGGCGAGGTGGACCGCGTGTCGACGTCGTCGACCGATGTGACGGGCGCCGTCCGCGACGTGGACGCCCGCATCGCGGCGCTCGAGACGACTCTCCAGCGGCTCACGGCCTTCCAGGACAAGGCGACGCGCGTCGACGACCTCCTCGAGATCGAACGTGAAGTGAGCGCCCGCCAGGCCGAACTGGAGAAGCTCCGGGCTGAGCAGCAGTCGTACGCCGAACGGGTGGACTACTCCTCCCTCGAACTGGAGCTGCACCCGGTCGGAACGGCCCAGCCGCTGCCCGGCACGTTCGGCGACGGCTTCGTGACGGGGTGGAACGCACTCGTCGCCTTCGTCGGCGTCCTGCTCGTCGTGTTCGGCGCGATGCTGCCGTGGCTCGTCGTCGCGGGACTCCTGACGGTTCTCATCATCTGGCTCGTCCGCCTCCTCGGCCGCGCTGCCGCGCGCCGTCGCGCCGCCCGCGCACCCGAGGTCGCTCCGCAGGGCGGGCCTCCGGCCGGTCAGCCGGTCATGTCGCACGGTGAGCGAGAGCCGTCCGAGGCTCCGCCGGCATCCTGA